The Triticum aestivum cultivar Chinese Spring chromosome 3A, IWGSC CS RefSeq v2.1, whole genome shotgun sequence genome includes a region encoding these proteins:
- the LOC123061010 gene encoding zinc finger CCCH domain-containing protein 6 isoform X2, producing MEPHPAAAAGGGGGGGGAGEGEAGRGADPDTGLEGSMWRMGLAGDGGGEGDGARLPERPDQADCIYYLRTGACGFGDRCRYNHPRDRGGTEYYMKTGTCKFGSNCKYHHPKQDGSVQPVMLNSNGFPLRPGEKECSYYMKTGQCKFGSTCKFHHPEFGGVPVTPGIYPPLQSSTVPSPHPYAPLTNWQMGRPPVVPGSYMPGSYTPMMLSSGMIPLQGWSPYPASVNPVASGGVQQTVQAGPMYGIGHHGSSSTIAYGGPYMPYSSSTIQSSNNQQEHGFPERPGQPECQYYMRTGDCKFGATCKYHHPRDWSSPKSNYMFSPFCLPLRPGAQPCSYYAQNGYCRYGVACKYDHPMGTLGYSSSPFPLSDVPIAPYPLGFSIATLAPSSSSQDLRPEYISAKDPSVNQVGSPVAASEPSGSILPKGVFPPDTVMRAQTNTTTGGSSSPGGGR from the exons ATGGAGCCTCACCCCGCGGctgcagccggaggaggaggaggaggaggaggagcaggagaaggggaGGCCGGCCGTGGCGCGGACCCCGACACCGGCCTCGAAG GGTCGATGTGGAGGATGGGGctggccggcgacggcggcggggagggggaCGGGGCGCGCCTGCCGGAGCGGCCGGACCAGGCGGACTGCATCTACTACCTCCGGACGGGAGCCTGCGGCTTCGGGGACCGCTGCCGCTACAACCACCCCCGCGATCGCGGCGGCACTGAG TATTACATGAAGACTGGGACTTGCAAATTTGGTTCCAATTGCAAATATCACCATCCTAAGCAAGATGGTTCTGTGCAGCCTGTAATGTTAAACAGTAATGGATTCCCTCTACGTCCG GGTGAGAAAGAGTGCTCCTACTACATGAAGACTGGACAATGCAAGTTTGGTTCGACATGTAAATTTCATCATCCAGAATTTGGTGGTGTTCCAGTTACTCCTGGAATTTATCCACCATTGCAGTCGTCAACTGTACCTTCGCCTCATCCATACGCTCCTCTTACAAATTGGCAAATGGGGAGGCCGCCTGTAGTCCCTGGATCATATATGCCAGGCTCATACACTCCAATGATGCTATCGTCTGGAATGATCCCCTTGCAAGGATGGAGCCCTTATCCG GCTTCAGTAAACCCTGTAGCATCAGGTGGAGTACAACAAACTGTTCAAGCTGGACCTATGTATGGCATAGGGCACCATGGATCTTCCTCTACAATTGCTTATGGTGGTCCTTACATGCCTTACTCTTCCTCAACTATACAATCAAGCAATAATCAACAAGAACATGGATTCCCTGAGCGGCCAGGGCAGCCTGAGTGTCAGTATTACATGAGGACAGGAGATTGTAAATTTGGCGCTACATGTAAATATCATCATCCTCGAGATTGGAGTTCACCCAAGTCTAATTATATGTTCAGCCCTTTTTGCCTTCCACTTCGTCCA GGTGCTCAGCCTTGTTCATACTATGCCCAAAATGGGTATTGTAGATATGGAGTTGCATGCAAGTATGATCACCCGATGGGTACGCTTGGCTACAGTTCATCTCCTTTTCCCCTGTCTGACGTGCCAATTGCTCCCTATCCTCTTGGCTTCTCTATTGCCACATTGGCTCCATCTTCATCTTCCCAAGATCTAAGGCCAGAATATATTTCAGCTAAAGACCCATCAGTCAACCAAGTAGGATCGCCAGTGGCAGCATCTG
- the LOC123061010 gene encoding zinc finger CCCH domain-containing protein 6 isoform X1: MEPHPAAAAGGGGGGGGAGEGEAGRGADPDTGLEGSMWRMGLAGDGGGEGDGARLPERPDQADCIYYLRTGACGFGDRCRYNHPRDRGGTEFGGGAKNAVALDYPERLGQPVCEYYMKTGTCKFGSNCKYHHPKQDGSVQPVMLNSNGFPLRPGEKECSYYMKTGQCKFGSTCKFHHPEFGGVPVTPGIYPPLQSSTVPSPHPYAPLTNWQMGRPPVVPGSYMPGSYTPMMLSSGMIPLQGWSPYPASVNPVASGGVQQTVQAGPMYGIGHHGSSSTIAYGGPYMPYSSSTIQSSNNQQEHGFPERPGQPECQYYMRTGDCKFGATCKYHHPRDWSSPKSNYMFSPFCLPLRPGAQPCSYYAQNGYCRYGVACKYDHPMGTLGYSSSPFPLSDVPIAPYPLGFSIATLAPSSSSQDLRPEYISAKDPSVNQVGSPVAASEPSGSILPKGVFPPDTVMRAQTNTTTGGSSSPGGGR; this comes from the exons ATGGAGCCTCACCCCGCGGctgcagccggaggaggaggaggaggaggaggagcaggagaaggggaGGCCGGCCGTGGCGCGGACCCCGACACCGGCCTCGAAG GGTCGATGTGGAGGATGGGGctggccggcgacggcggcggggagggggaCGGGGCGCGCCTGCCGGAGCGGCCGGACCAGGCGGACTGCATCTACTACCTCCGGACGGGAGCCTGCGGCTTCGGGGACCGCTGCCGCTACAACCACCCCCGCGATCGCGGCGGCACTGAG TTTGGCGGAGGTGCAAAGAATGCAGTAGCATTGGACTACCCCGAGCGGTTGGGTCAACCAGTATGTGAG TATTACATGAAGACTGGGACTTGCAAATTTGGTTCCAATTGCAAATATCACCATCCTAAGCAAGATGGTTCTGTGCAGCCTGTAATGTTAAACAGTAATGGATTCCCTCTACGTCCG GGTGAGAAAGAGTGCTCCTACTACATGAAGACTGGACAATGCAAGTTTGGTTCGACATGTAAATTTCATCATCCAGAATTTGGTGGTGTTCCAGTTACTCCTGGAATTTATCCACCATTGCAGTCGTCAACTGTACCTTCGCCTCATCCATACGCTCCTCTTACAAATTGGCAAATGGGGAGGCCGCCTGTAGTCCCTGGATCATATATGCCAGGCTCATACACTCCAATGATGCTATCGTCTGGAATGATCCCCTTGCAAGGATGGAGCCCTTATCCG GCTTCAGTAAACCCTGTAGCATCAGGTGGAGTACAACAAACTGTTCAAGCTGGACCTATGTATGGCATAGGGCACCATGGATCTTCCTCTACAATTGCTTATGGTGGTCCTTACATGCCTTACTCTTCCTCAACTATACAATCAAGCAATAATCAACAAGAACATGGATTCCCTGAGCGGCCAGGGCAGCCTGAGTGTCAGTATTACATGAGGACAGGAGATTGTAAATTTGGCGCTACATGTAAATATCATCATCCTCGAGATTGGAGTTCACCCAAGTCTAATTATATGTTCAGCCCTTTTTGCCTTCCACTTCGTCCA GGTGCTCAGCCTTGTTCATACTATGCCCAAAATGGGTATTGTAGATATGGAGTTGCATGCAAGTATGATCACCCGATGGGTACGCTTGGCTACAGTTCATCTCCTTTTCCCCTGTCTGACGTGCCAATTGCTCCCTATCCTCTTGGCTTCTCTATTGCCACATTGGCTCCATCTTCATCTTCCCAAGATCTAAGGCCAGAATATATTTCAGCTAAAGACCCATCAGTCAACCAAGTAGGATCGCCAGTGGCAGCATCTG
- the LOC123061010 gene encoding zinc finger CCCH domain-containing protein 6 isoform X3, whose translation MEPHPAAAAGGGGGGGGAGEGEAGRGADPDTGLEGSMWRMGLAGDGGGEGDGARLPERPDQADCIYYLRTGACGFGDRCRYNHPRDRGGTEFGGGAKNAVALDYPERLGQPVCEYYMKTGTCKFGSNCKYHHPKQDGSVQPVMLNSNGFPLRPGEKECSYYMKTGQCKFGSTCKFHHPEFGGVPVTPGIYPPLQSSTVPSPHPYAPLTNWQMGRPPVVPGSYMPGSYTPMMLSSGMIPLQGWSPYPASVNPVASGGVQQTVQAGPMYGIGHHGSSSTIAYGGPYMPYSSSTIQSSNNQQEHGFPERPGQPECQYYMRTGDCKFGATCKYHHPRDWSSPKSNYMFSPFCLPLRPGAQPCSYYAQNGYCRYGVACKYDHPMAKDPSVNQVGSPVAASEPSGSILPKGVFPPDTVMRAQTNTTTGGSSSPGGGR comes from the exons ATGGAGCCTCACCCCGCGGctgcagccggaggaggaggaggaggaggaggagcaggagaaggggaGGCCGGCCGTGGCGCGGACCCCGACACCGGCCTCGAAG GGTCGATGTGGAGGATGGGGctggccggcgacggcggcggggagggggaCGGGGCGCGCCTGCCGGAGCGGCCGGACCAGGCGGACTGCATCTACTACCTCCGGACGGGAGCCTGCGGCTTCGGGGACCGCTGCCGCTACAACCACCCCCGCGATCGCGGCGGCACTGAG TTTGGCGGAGGTGCAAAGAATGCAGTAGCATTGGACTACCCCGAGCGGTTGGGTCAACCAGTATGTGAG TATTACATGAAGACTGGGACTTGCAAATTTGGTTCCAATTGCAAATATCACCATCCTAAGCAAGATGGTTCTGTGCAGCCTGTAATGTTAAACAGTAATGGATTCCCTCTACGTCCG GGTGAGAAAGAGTGCTCCTACTACATGAAGACTGGACAATGCAAGTTTGGTTCGACATGTAAATTTCATCATCCAGAATTTGGTGGTGTTCCAGTTACTCCTGGAATTTATCCACCATTGCAGTCGTCAACTGTACCTTCGCCTCATCCATACGCTCCTCTTACAAATTGGCAAATGGGGAGGCCGCCTGTAGTCCCTGGATCATATATGCCAGGCTCATACACTCCAATGATGCTATCGTCTGGAATGATCCCCTTGCAAGGATGGAGCCCTTATCCG GCTTCAGTAAACCCTGTAGCATCAGGTGGAGTACAACAAACTGTTCAAGCTGGACCTATGTATGGCATAGGGCACCATGGATCTTCCTCTACAATTGCTTATGGTGGTCCTTACATGCCTTACTCTTCCTCAACTATACAATCAAGCAATAATCAACAAGAACATGGATTCCCTGAGCGGCCAGGGCAGCCTGAGTGTCAGTATTACATGAGGACAGGAGATTGTAAATTTGGCGCTACATGTAAATATCATCATCCTCGAGATTGGAGTTCACCCAAGTCTAATTATATGTTCAGCCCTTTTTGCCTTCCACTTCGTCCA GGTGCTCAGCCTTGTTCATACTATGCCCAAAATGGGTATTGTAGATATGGAGTTGCATGCAAGTATGATCACCCGATGG CTAAAGACCCATCAGTCAACCAAGTAGGATCGCCAGTGGCAGCATCTG